Proteins from a single region of Engystomops pustulosus chromosome 5, aEngPut4.maternal, whole genome shotgun sequence:
- the LOC140133909 gene encoding ly6/PLAUR domain-containing protein 2-like produces the protein MRGAAVICLVVAVLFTGPIAQGLQCFICQSPTPSLQCTTARNCTTQETWCYTTVHGPAAYPFNKNRLVVRGCAEKCNASNPNILGVTKPTYCCQDDLCNVLSKEPRVLLVTWESLVIGLSAGIALQNWG, from the exons ATGAGAGGAGCCGCTGTCATCTGCCTGGTGGTCGCCGTCTTATTCACTGGACCCATAG CTCAGGGTCTCCAGTGTTTTATCTGTCAGTCACCGACTCCATCCCTACAATGTACAACAGCCAGGAACTGCACAACCCAAGAGACCTGGTGCTACACCACCGTCCACGGACCTGCCG CTTACCCCTTCAATAAGAACCGGCTTGTGGTCCGTGGGTGCGCTGAGAAGTGTAATGCCAGTAACCCTAATATTTTGGGGGTAACCAAACCTACTTACTGCTGCCAGGATGACTTGTGCAATGTCCTCAGTAAAGAACCACGAGTCCTCCTAGTGACCTGGGAATCCCTGGTGATTGGATTATCTGCCGGCATCGCTCTCCAAAACTGGGGCTAA